The Streptomyces sp. A2-16 sequence GCGAGCTGGTGTTCACCTCGCTCACCAAGGAGGCCATGCCCGTCATCCGCTACCGGACCCGGGATCTGACCCGGCTGCTGCCCGGCACGGCCCGGGTGTTCCGGCGGATGGAGAAGGTGACCGGCCGCAGTGACGACATGGTGATCCTGCGCGGGGTGAACCTCTTCCCCACGCAGATCGAGGAGATCGTCCTGCGCACCCCGGGCGTCGCGCCCCACTTCCAGCTGCGGCTCACCCGTGAGGGCCGTCTGGACGCCCTCACCGTGCGCGCGGAGGCCCGGCCCGGGGCCACGCCCGAGGCCCGCACGGCCGCCGCCCGGGCCATCGCGGCGGCCGTGAAGGACGGCATCGGGGTGTCGGTGGCCGTCGAGATCGTCGAACCCGAGTCCCTGGAGCGGTCCGTGGGCAAGATCCGCCGCATCGTCGACCAGCGGCCCCGCTAGGAGCGTGGGTCAGCAACTGTGGCACAGAGAACAGCTGTTCAGTCGAGGACCGCGGTGGCTTCGATCTCGACCAGATGCTCGGGGACGTCCAGTGCTGCGACACCTATCAGCGTGGCCGGCGGGGCCGGGGTGATCCCCAGCTTCGCGGCTGCCCGGGAGATCCCTTCCAGGAGCGAGGGCATCTTGTCGGGCGTCCAGTCGACGACGTAGAAGGTCAGCTTCGCCACGTCGTCGAAGGAGCCACCGACCTCGGCCAGGGCGGTGCCGACGTTGAGATAGCTCTGTTCGACCTGGGCGGTGAGGTCGCCCTCGCCGATCGTGACTCCCTCGGCGTCCCAGGCGACCTGCCCTGCGACAAAGACCAGTCTCGACCCGGATGCGACCGACACCTGCCGGTAGACGTCGATCCTGGGCAGTCCGATGGGGTTCACAAAGTTGATGGCCATGTCGCCTGTCTCCTCGTCCTGAGCGCCTGTGGGCTCGCGTGCACGCCCGCCAGGGCGCTCACTCTCTTGTGGTTACTCAGGAACCGTAAGAGAGTGGACGCTGACGTGGAAGAACGCACTTTTCAGTGACTGGAGAACCTTATGGTGACCAAGCAGCTCACAGGCTCGCCGGAGGATGCGGATCTGGCGCGTGCCGACTCCCTGGCACGGGAGATCTTCTCCGACATCGCCAACAAGTGGGCCTTCCTCATCGTCGAGGGGCTCGGTGATCGCACCCTGAGGTTCAGCGAGTTGCGGAACGAGATCGAGGGCATCAGCCACAAGATGCTCACGCAGAACCTGCGCATGCTGGAGCGCAACGGCCTGGTCGAGCGCACCGTGCACCCCACCGTCCCGCCGCGGGTCGAGTACACCCTCACCGAGCCGGGACGAGCCCTGCGCGCAACGGTCGACGGAATGTGCGGCTGGACCCACCAGTACTTCGGCCACATCGAGGCCGCCCGCCGCCGCTTCGACACCTGACGGCCGGCGCACGGCCTCACCGCCGCCTCACTGAGAGAACCGGTCCCGCAGCTCCCGCTTGAGGATCTTCCCGCTCGCGTTCCGCGGCAGCTCGTCCACGAACAGCACCCGCTTGGGCGCTTTGAAGTGGGCGAGCTTCTCCCGCACGTGAGCGAGGAGTTCGGCCTCGGTGACCTCGCCGCGCGGGACGACGACCGCCGTGACGGCCTCGATCCAGCGCTCGTCGGGCAACCCGATCACCGCGACCTCGGCGACCGCCTCGTGCGTGTACAGCGCGTCCTCGACCTGACGTGAGGCGACCAGCACGCCACCGGAGTTGATGACGTCCTTCACCCGGTCGACGATCGTGAAGTAGCCGTGCGCGTCCCGCACCGCGAGGTCGCCGGAGTGGAACCAGCCGTCCCGGAAGGCCGCTTCGGTCTCCTCGGGCTTGTCCCAGTAGCCCTCGCACAACTGCGGTGACCTGTAGACGATCTCGCCGGGCGTGCCGTCGGGCACGTCCTTGCCGTCCTCGTCGACGACCCGCGCGTCGACGAACAGGACGGTGCGGCCGCAGGAGTCCATCCGTCCCTTGTGCTCGTCGGGCGCGAGGACGGTGGCCAGCGGGCCGATCTCGCTCTGGCCGAAGCAGTTGTAGAAGGCCAGCTTCGGCAGACGCTCGCGGAGGCGCTCCAGGACGGGCACCGGCATGATCGAGGCACCGTAGTACGCCTTGCGCAGTCCCCCGAGGTCACGGGTGGCGAAGTCGGGGCGGTTGGACAGGGCGATCCACACCGTGGGCGGGGCGAACAGACTGTCCGCGCGGCCCTGTTCGATCAGGTCGAAGAGCCGGTCGCCGTCGGGCGCGTCGAGGATGGTGTTCGTCGCGCCGACCGCGAGATACGGCAGCAGGAAGACGTGCATCTGCGCGGAGTGGTACAGCGGCAGCGAGTGCACGGG is a genomic window containing:
- a CDS encoding RidA family protein, with protein sequence MAINFVNPIGLPRIDVYRQVSVASGSRLVFVAGQVAWDAEGVTIGEGDLTAQVEQSYLNVGTALAEVGGSFDDVAKLTFYVVDWTPDKMPSLLEGISRAAAKLGITPAPPATLIGVAALDVPEHLVEIEATAVLD
- a CDS encoding helix-turn-helix domain-containing protein, which codes for MVTKQLTGSPEDADLARADSLAREIFSDIANKWAFLIVEGLGDRTLRFSELRNEIEGISHKMLTQNLRMLERNGLVERTVHPTVPPRVEYTLTEPGRALRATVDGMCGWTHQYFGHIEAARRRFDT
- a CDS encoding acyl-CoA synthetase, translating into MTPGHGSTVDGVLRRSARRTPARVAVQYGERSWTYEELDDAVSRAASVLLGEGLSRGDRVGAYGHNSDAYLIAFLACARAGLVHVPVNQNLTGDDLAYIVGQSGSALVLADPDLAARLPDGVRSVPLRDADDSLLARLGATPPYDGPEPRSEDLVQLLYTSGTTALPKGAMMTHRALVHEYLSAIAACDLSAGDRPVHSLPLYHSAQMHVFLLPYLAVGATNTILDAPDGDRLFDLIEQGRADSLFAPPTVWIALSNRPDFATRDLGGLRKAYYGASIMPVPVLERLRERLPKLAFYNCFGQSEIGPLATVLAPDEHKGRMDSCGRTVLFVDARVVDEDGKDVPDGTPGEIVYRSPQLCEGYWDKPEETEAAFRDGWFHSGDLAVRDAHGYFTIVDRVKDVINSGGVLVASRQVEDALYTHEAVAEVAVIGLPDERWIEAVTAVVVPRGEVTEAELLAHVREKLAHFKAPKRVLFVDELPRNASGKILKRELRDRFSQ